A DNA window from Engystomops pustulosus chromosome 10, aEngPut4.maternal, whole genome shotgun sequence contains the following coding sequences:
- the HRH1 gene encoding histamine H1 receptor, giving the protein MMLNNNLSLAKNVTNIHSATLGLVLGSISFFTVFMNILVLYAVKTERKLHTVGNLYIVSLSIADLIVGVAVMPLNIVYLLNHEWILGRPTCLFWLSMDYVASTASIFSLFILCIDRYRSIQQPLQYLKYRTKTRASVMISGAWLFSLTWVIPILGWHVFANGGIRSVPEHMCETEFHKVTWFKVLTAILNFYIPSLLMLWFYAKIYKAVREHYQHRELINGSFQLFYDSKFVRNVKVLKKPGNCVKKQCGNGTLMVPETSLHSHYTTVSGVFPKQKSPHGQFHIEDFESQQQFNPCDNNVVKLHCFPLTIIQANPEECRNYVTVSRKKIKEHFPENLEMTDISEEHTFVEAGSCILDSNQMEENQTENPESAETQHSGNFGYLKHTWQRFRTQSKQNFHGLHMNRERKAAKQLGFIMAAFMLCWIPYFVLFMVIAFCQDCFNHNIHMFTIWLGYVNSTLNPLIYPLCNENFKKTFKKIFHVKLNCAACKTSTSCTYK; this is encoded by the coding sequence ATGATGTTGAATAATAACTTGAGCCTAGCAAAGAATGTGACCAATATTCACTCTGCGACCTTGGGCCTGGTATTAGGGAGCATATCTTTTTTTACCGTTTTCATGAACATTTTAGTATTATACGCTGTGAAAACTGAGCGCAAACTTCACACTGTCGGAAACCTGTACATTGTCAGTTTGTCTATTGCTGATCTTATTGTGGGTGTTGCGGTAATGCCACTAAACATTGTATATCTTCTCAACCATGAATGGATCCTTGGAAGACCAACTTGTCTCTTTTGGTTATCTATGGACTATGTTGCTAGCACGGCTTCCATCTTCAGCCTTTTTATCCTGTGTATTGATCGTTATCGCTCTATCCAGCAGCCTCTGCAGTATTTGAAGTATCGTACAAAGACCAGGGCTTCAGTCATGATCTCGGGAGCATGGCTTTTTTCATTGACTTGGGTAATTCCTATATTGGGTTGGCATGTTTTTGCGAACGGCGGAATTAGGTCAGTGCCAGAACACATGTGTGAAACAGAGTTTCATAAAGTAACTTGGTTCAAAGTTCTCACGGCCATATTGAATTTCTATATACCCTCTTTGCTAATGTTGTGGTTTTATGCAAAGATATACAAAGCCGTGAGAGAACATTATCAACATCGGGAACTTATTAATGGCTCCTTCCAACTGTTTTATGACAGTAAGTTTGTGAGGAATGTGAAAGTGCTAAAAAAGCCTGGGAACTGTGTAAAGAAACAGTGTGGCAATGGAACCCTTATGGTACCAGAGACAAGTCTTCACAGTCATTATACTACCGTTTCTGGTGTGTTTCCTAAACAAAAAAGCCCACATGGACAATTCCATATCGAAGACTTTGAGAGTCAGCAACAATTCAACCCATGTGACAATAACGTTGTCAAGCTGCACTGTTTTCCTTTAACCATAATACAGGCAAACCCTGAAGAATGCAGGAACTATGTTACCGTAAGTAGGAAAAAGATTAAAGAACACTTCCCCGAGAACCTAGAGATGACGGACATCTCAGAAGAACACACCTTTGTTGAGGCTGGTTCTTGTATCTTGGATTCAAATCAGATGGAAGAAAACCAAACAGAAAACCCTGAAAGTGCTGAAACCCAACATTCTGGTAATTTTGGCTACCTAAAGCACACATGGCAGAGGTTTCGCACGCAATCCAAGCAAAATTTCCATGGACTACACATGAATCGGGAAAGGAAAGCTGCCAAGCAGTTGGGTTTCATCATGGCAGCATTCATGTTGTGTTGGATCCCATATTTTGTTCTGTTCATGGTAATAGCATTTTGTCAAGACTGCTTCAACCACAACATCCACATGTTTACTATTTGGCTCGGCTACGTCAACTCAACGCTAAACCCTTTGATCTACCCGCTGTGTAATGAGAATTTTAAGAAGACATTTAAGAAGATATTTCACGTTAAATTAAACTGTgctgcatgtaaaacatccacatCTTGTACATATAAATGA